The Candidatus Hydrogenedentota bacterium genomic interval TTCGTTGTTGGCAGTTGTGATGAAAAAGACTTCCGACAAATCGAAACCCACTTCAAGAAAATGATCACTGAAATGATTGTTTTGCTCAGGGTCGAGGGCCTCAAGAAGCGCGGAGGAAGGATCGCCGCGAAAATCAACACTCATCTTATCAATTTCATCAAGCATAAACACGGGATTTTTTACACGGGCATCCTTCATGCTTTGAATGATTCGTCCGGGCATGGCCCCTACATAGGTGCGGCGATGACCGCGTATTTCGGCCTCATCGCGCACACCGCCCAAGGATACGCGCACGAATTTGCGGTTCATCGCTTTCGCAATGGATTGACCGAGGGAAGTTTTTCCCACACCGGGCGGGCCAACCAAACAGAGGATAGGGCCGCGGCCATGGGGATTGAGTTTGCGAACAGCAAGGAATTCCAAAATCCGTTCTTTGACTTTTTTAAGTCCGAAATGATCGGTATCAAGTACTTCGCTAGCTTTGTTGATGTCTAAGGTATCTTTGGTGCGTTTTGACCAAGGTACATCACAGAGCCATTCGAGATAGCCGCGCAAGACAGCACTTTCAGGGCTCATCAGGGGCAGCCGTTCATAGCGTTGGTATTCCCGTTCCGCCTTCTCCTTCACCGCCTTCGGCATGCGCGACTTTTCGATCATCTCCTGCAATTCGGTAAACTCATTTGCACCGTCGTCGCGTGTACCCAATTCTTGTTGGATAATGCGCACTTGTTCCTGTAAGTAGTGTTCTCGCTGGCTTCTTTCCAGCTGTTCGCGCACTCGGTTACGTACCTGTTGTTCAATTTGGTTGAGTTCAATTTCCCGATAAAGGAGCATCGCCATTTTTTCAAGACGCTCCTTGATCTTTAAACACCCCAGTAGGTTCTGTCGTTCTTCCACATTCACAAACAAGAAGGCACAGATCGTATCAGCAAAGAGGTTGGGATCCGTCATATTTTGAATGGTGAGAAATATCTCGGGGGCAATGCGTTGGGTGAGTTTCACATACTCTTCGAACTGGGTGAGTACAAGCCGCATAAGCGCGACTAATTCTTCATCGTCGGGGTCTTCAATTTCGGGCTGGGATACTGTCGCCATATAGGGCATATCGGTCAGCTCAAAAGAATGTACCTTGCCTCGGTAAAGTCCTTCCACTACAACCTTAATAGAGCCATCGGGGAGCCGCATAATATTGACAATCTTTGCGACAGTGCCGACACGGTATAAAGATTTCGCAGTTGGTTCCTCAAGGGTAGGATCTTTTTGGGTGCACAAAAATAGAGGTATGTCTGTGTGAAAGGCTTTTTGAGCAGCGGCAACAGAGGCCGGTCGGCCGATAAAAAGCGGTATCACCATGTTCGGGAAAAGAACCGTATCTTTCAAAGGAACCAAGGGTAACTTTAACTTGATGTCCGAAGTTTTTTTCTTTGGTGCTGGCATAATTGAATAATCCTCTCGCCTGAAAGTGTTGCGAACACCCGGCAGCTTTTGCTATTC includes:
- the lon gene encoding endopeptidase La yields the protein MPAPKKKTSDIKLKLPLVPLKDTVLFPNMVIPLFIGRPASVAAAQKAFHTDIPLFLCTQKDPTLEEPTAKSLYRVGTVAKIVNIMRLPDGSIKVVVEGLYRGKVHSFELTDMPYMATVSQPEIEDPDDEELVALMRLVLTQFEEYVKLTQRIAPEIFLTIQNMTDPNLFADTICAFLFVNVEERQNLLGCLKIKERLEKMAMLLYREIELNQIEQQVRNRVREQLERSQREHYLQEQVRIIQQELGTRDDGANEFTELQEMIEKSRMPKAVKEKAEREYQRYERLPLMSPESAVLRGYLEWLCDVPWSKRTKDTLDINKASEVLDTDHFGLKKVKERILEFLAVRKLNPHGRGPILCLVGPPGVGKTSLGQSIAKAMNRKFVRVSLGGVRDEAEIRGHRRTYVGAMPGRIIQSMKDARVKNPVFMLDEIDKMSVDFRGDPSSALLEALDPEQNNHFSDHFLEVGFDLSEVFFITTANNEYNIPFPLQDRMEIVRLPGYTHEEKMKIARIFLIPRTIKESGIQNEDIDFTDEGLNTLIQRYTREAGVRELERSLASVCRKVARKIVDNNEDREKVICADQIHRLLGPPPYGDTLREVESDVGVAIGMAWTPTGGETLRVETSTMPGKGDLLLTGQLGDVMKESAKAAFSYIRANAGKWKLAEDFYKNIDIHVHVPEGAIPKDGPSAGLAMIVSLLSAVTGIRPQSATAMTGEITLRGKILPVGGVKEKVLAARRAGITTVLLPRENEKDFPDLPSEVLEDLRFVLIDTVEDALAVIFPDQGKTDAKKTKAGVKKSPKK